In Hyphomicrobium denitrificans 1NES1, one DNA window encodes the following:
- a CDS encoding MerR family DNA-binding protein, whose amino-acid sequence MMKPLTIGEIARQAAVGIETVRFYERRGLIEQPPKPNGAGFRTYPQETVKRLRFIQQAQDIGFSLREIHELLALKTDPESDCGDVKGRAVAKLKEVHDKIGKLRRIGEALEALIAVCPGCGPVNACSILEALDDSPSQAPAPPEPSLRKRELAERSARSRQGRARNKNATQRPIR is encoded by the coding sequence ATGATGAAGCCGTTGACCATCGGGGAGATTGCGCGGCAAGCGGCCGTCGGGATCGAGACGGTCCGCTTCTATGAGCGCCGCGGCCTGATCGAGCAGCCGCCGAAGCCGAACGGTGCCGGTTTCCGTACTTACCCGCAGGAGACCGTAAAGCGTCTTCGCTTCATTCAGCAGGCGCAGGATATCGGATTCTCGCTGCGCGAAATCCATGAGCTTTTGGCGCTCAAAACCGATCCGGAAAGCGACTGTGGCGACGTAAAGGGTCGCGCGGTTGCGAAGCTCAAGGAGGTTCATGACAAGATTGGCAAGCTTCGCCGCATCGGCGAGGCGCTCGAAGCGCTGATCGCCGTCTGCCCGGGCTGCGGACCGGTGAACGCCTGCTCGATCCTGGAAGCGCTCGACGACTCTCCATCGCAAGCGCCGGCACCACCCGAGCCGAGTCTCCGCAAGCGGGAACTTGCCGAACGATCGGCGCGATCGCGGCAGGGACGCGCCCGGAATAAAAACGCAACTCAGAGGCCGATCAGATGA
- a CDS encoding heavy-metal-associated domain-containing protein gives MNQVTFNIEGMHCEACARTIRALLETEPGVKSVDVSFDPGTARILFDPNAANEARLKSRIEKPGYRVVDRAERP, from the coding sequence ATGAACCAGGTGACATTCAACATTGAAGGTATGCACTGCGAAGCGTGCGCGCGCACCATCCGTGCCCTCTTGGAAACAGAGCCCGGCGTCAAGAGCGTCGACGTGTCATTCGATCCCGGGACGGCGCGGATCCTCTTCGATCCCAACGCGGCGAACGAAGCGCGTTTGAAGTCCAGGATTGAAAAGCCCGGCTATCGCGTCGTCGACCGCGCCGAGCGGCCGTAA
- a CDS encoding cytochrome c biogenesis CcdA family protein, with amino-acid sequence MSYIQAWLEQVSLASPLGFAVMALAGLVMGIAPSSYPLATVVAGCVGGQTRGEQKAWLSSRGLVLSAGFVLGIATVDAVIGVLVGFLGFAIIRALAGSLAVTNLALGLLLIVLGLALLRKIRFFTPVLSPRPHRVQSFAAAYALGVPFGLSVCPACTPMVLPVLGAAALSGTPWLGGALLLVFGIARGAPLLLVGAAAERLKDLPRVMMLAPAVERVSGVLLLLAALYFLYQSAVYAGFLPPLGVLGTP; translated from the coding sequence ATGTCCTACATCCAAGCCTGGCTGGAGCAAGTCTCGTTGGCGTCGCCGCTCGGCTTCGCCGTCATGGCGCTCGCCGGGCTGGTCATGGGCATCGCGCCCAGTTCCTATCCCCTTGCCACCGTCGTGGCGGGCTGTGTCGGCGGCCAAACGCGCGGCGAGCAGAAGGCGTGGTTGTCCAGCCGCGGACTGGTGCTTTCCGCGGGTTTCGTGCTGGGCATCGCCACGGTGGATGCCGTGATTGGCGTACTGGTCGGCTTCCTGGGCTTCGCCATCATCCGGGCGCTCGCTGGCTCCCTCGCCGTCACGAATTTGGCTCTCGGCCTCCTTCTCATCGTGCTGGGGCTGGCCCTGCTTCGGAAGATCCGTTTCTTCACTCCGGTCCTATCGCCGCGGCCGCATCGCGTTCAAAGCTTCGCGGCGGCCTATGCGTTAGGCGTGCCGTTCGGCCTGTCGGTGTGCCCGGCCTGTACACCGATGGTGTTGCCGGTCCTGGGTGCCGCCGCGCTTAGCGGCACTCCGTGGCTAGGCGGGGCGCTGCTGCTGGTCTTCGGCATCGCGCGCGGCGCGCCGTTGCTCCTCGTCGGCGCCGCCGCGGAACGGCTGAAAGACCTGCCGCGCGTCATGATGCTGGCGCCGGCGGTTGAGCGCGTGAGCGGCGTGCTGCTTTTGCTGGCCGCTCTCTACTTCCTTTACCAGAGCGCCGTCTATGCGGGCTTCCTGCCGCCGCTGGGCGTGCTCGGGACACCATGA
- a CDS encoding heavy metal translocating P-type ATPase, with protein sequence MTMATMQSYADHLWSEEPSSRPDRKKIRARIGGLHCSLCTGTIEKAVGRMAGVDKVAVSLTHEQALVEYDPKVVRPVAVLQTLRDIGYTIHDPRKLRGFEEEERELVREARRFVTAVALSVGSIPIIADPSVGWAGFLPALVCLSLAGLVFLALRSSGLWTAVAVTAGLIAMVLILLYLNLEGYLTGAAPWVTGALALLLVFGVARHILYMAWQALRRGILNQHVLLEMGAFAGIAGGVIGLVLHPPGYPTAPFFAVSVMVATYHIFSEWLSLIVKTRSSQAVKRLLDLQPDMARVVRDNREEAVRVSDVVVGDLVRVRPGERIPVDGTVVTGRSAIDQSFVTGEPVPVEKTDGDTVVGGSVNGTGSLLIRVTAVGEESFLQRVVRQVEDARALKPGILHLVDRVLRIYTPTVLLIAAAAFLGWIAGPLLAGYHPDISRAVFAGLSVLVMGYPCAVGISAPLSIVRGAGEAANQGILMRTGEAFQTYRLVRSIVLDKTGTLTEGRPTVGEIEACDTSEDELLAIAAAAESSSEHPLAEAIVKSAFARKVVPPAVEAFEAIPGKGVVAKIEGQEVLVGSLSFLRGRGVDFRSIADRIDALEQKGRTVIAAARASRLLGIIALGDALKPDAVETVAALRKAGLKTVLITGDNERAARRVARDLGIDEVHAGILPGAKADIVRELQKYGKVAMVGDGINDAPALMQADVGVALGTGTDIAIESADIIILGKELGLIMRAREISRYSYHKMVQNVLLAFGFNGIGIPIAATGLLYPVWALVAMALSVTAIFINSLWGRPSLFISAILSVGRRDQFERKPA encoded by the coding sequence ATGACAATGGCAACGATGCAGAGCTATGCGGACCACCTGTGGTCCGAAGAACCATCGAGCCGTCCTGATCGCAAGAAGATCCGGGCCCGTATCGGCGGTCTTCATTGCTCGCTCTGCACGGGCACGATCGAGAAGGCAGTCGGCCGGATGGCCGGCGTGGACAAGGTCGCCGTAAGCCTCACACACGAACAGGCGCTGGTCGAGTACGATCCCAAGGTCGTGCGCCCAGTCGCTGTCCTGCAAACACTCCGAGATATCGGGTACACCATCCACGATCCGCGCAAGCTGCGCGGATTTGAGGAAGAAGAACGCGAGCTCGTGCGGGAGGCGCGGCGGTTCGTGACCGCGGTGGCCTTGAGCGTCGGATCGATCCCCATCATTGCTGACCCTTCGGTGGGTTGGGCAGGATTTCTCCCGGCGCTCGTCTGTTTGAGCCTTGCAGGCCTTGTTTTCCTCGCGCTGCGATCGAGCGGGTTATGGACGGCGGTCGCGGTGACTGCGGGCCTGATCGCCATGGTCCTGATCCTCCTCTACCTCAACCTGGAAGGATACCTGACCGGAGCGGCGCCTTGGGTCACCGGCGCATTGGCGCTTTTGCTTGTCTTTGGCGTTGCCCGGCACATTCTCTACATGGCCTGGCAGGCGCTTCGCCGCGGCATTCTCAATCAGCATGTCCTGTTGGAGATGGGCGCGTTCGCCGGCATCGCGGGCGGCGTCATCGGGCTTGTCCTCCATCCGCCCGGCTATCCGACCGCACCGTTCTTCGCCGTCTCGGTCATGGTCGCGACGTACCATATTTTTTCGGAATGGCTGTCGCTCATCGTCAAGACCCGCAGTTCGCAAGCGGTGAAGCGGCTTCTCGACCTCCAACCCGACATGGCCCGTGTGGTGCGCGACAACCGGGAAGAGGCAGTCCGTGTTTCGGACGTCGTTGTGGGCGATCTCGTTCGCGTCCGGCCGGGCGAGCGAATACCGGTCGACGGAACGGTCGTCACAGGCCGCTCGGCGATCGACCAGTCGTTCGTCACCGGCGAACCGGTTCCCGTCGAGAAGACGGACGGCGATACTGTTGTGGGGGGCTCGGTCAACGGGACTGGCAGCCTTCTCATAAGGGTCACCGCCGTCGGGGAAGAAAGCTTCCTGCAGCGGGTCGTGCGCCAGGTCGAGGATGCCCGCGCTCTCAAGCCGGGCATCCTGCATCTCGTCGACCGCGTGCTGCGGATCTACACGCCGACCGTTCTTCTGATTGCCGCAGCAGCTTTCCTTGGGTGGATCGCGGGGCCGCTTCTGGCCGGGTACCATCCCGACATAAGCCGGGCAGTGTTCGCAGGCCTGAGCGTACTCGTGATGGGCTACCCATGCGCCGTGGGAATCTCGGCCCCTCTCTCGATCGTTCGCGGCGCCGGTGAGGCCGCGAACCAAGGTATTCTCATGCGTACCGGTGAAGCCTTCCAAACCTATCGGCTGGTCCGGAGCATCGTTCTCGACAAGACGGGAACGCTCACAGAGGGACGACCAACGGTGGGCGAGATCGAGGCGTGCGATACAAGCGAGGACGAGTTGCTGGCGATCGCCGCAGCAGCCGAATCCTCGTCCGAGCACCCTCTGGCCGAAGCAATCGTGAAGTCAGCATTTGCGCGAAAGGTCGTGCCGCCGGCTGTGGAAGCGTTCGAAGCGATCCCCGGCAAGGGTGTCGTAGCCAAAATCGAGGGTCAGGAGGTCCTCGTCGGTAGCCTTAGCTTTCTAAGAGGGCGCGGCGTTGACTTCAGGTCCATCGCGGACCGGATCGATGCCCTGGAACAAAAAGGACGCACCGTCATCGCCGCTGCGCGGGCCAGTCGCTTGCTCGGCATCATCGCTCTCGGCGATGCCCTCAAGCCGGATGCCGTCGAGACGGTAGCCGCGTTGCGCAAGGCTGGTCTGAAGACGGTCCTGATCACCGGCGACAACGAGCGGGCGGCGCGGCGCGTCGCGCGGGATCTCGGCATCGACGAGGTCCACGCCGGCATCCTGCCTGGCGCCAAGGCCGACATCGTCCGCGAACTCCAAAAGTACGGGAAGGTGGCAATGGTCGGAGACGGCATCAACGATGCGCCGGCGCTGATGCAGGCGGATGTTGGCGTCGCGCTCGGCACCGGTACCGACATCGCGATCGAATCTGCGGACATCATCATCCTCGGGAAGGAACTGGGCCTCATCATGCGGGCGCGCGAAATCAGCCGCTACAGCTACCATAAGATGGTCCAGAATGTGCTGCTCGCCTTTGGCTTCAACGGCATCGGCATTCCCATTGCGGCGACGGGCCTGCTCTATCCCGTCTGGGCGCTCGTGGCGATGGCCTTGAGCGTAACGGCTATTTTCATCAATTCGCTCTGGGGCCGCCCCTCGCTCTTCATCAGTGCGATCCTGAGCGTTGGCCGACGCGACCAGTTCGAGCGGAAGCCAGCGTAG
- a CDS encoding class I SAM-dependent methyltransferase, which yields MPQPSSSGSSINFHRYQRIATIYDLLDLPFEYSRYRALRRQLFDGLQGHILDAGVGTGRNFPFYPRNAAVIGIDISPAMLRRANRRRSQSPAASIELRQMDVAHITLPDRAFDAAVTSFLFCVLPGELQIPALQELHRVVRPGGVIRLMEYLRPQGRIRRLITRLWDPWIAWAYGASFDRQTEMHIRNAGLKVSMDRFVVTDLIKLIEIEC from the coding sequence ATGCCGCAGCCGAGTAGCTCAGGCTCTTCAATTAACTTCCACCGCTACCAGCGCATCGCCACGATCTACGATCTGCTGGATTTGCCATTTGAATACAGTCGCTACCGAGCGCTCCGGCGACAGCTCTTCGATGGTCTCCAAGGCCACATCCTCGATGCGGGCGTCGGAACTGGCCGCAACTTTCCGTTCTATCCCCGCAACGCGGCAGTCATAGGCATCGACATCAGCCCGGCGATGCTCAGGCGCGCCAATCGCAGGCGAAGTCAGTCACCGGCTGCGTCGATCGAGTTGCGCCAGATGGATGTCGCGCACATAACCCTTCCGGACCGCGCGTTTGATGCCGCCGTTACCAGTTTTCTGTTCTGTGTCCTGCCCGGCGAGTTGCAAATCCCCGCATTGCAGGAGCTTCACCGGGTCGTCCGCCCTGGCGGCGTGATTCGCCTCATGGAATATCTCCGACCGCAAGGCCGAATTCGCCGCCTGATTACCAGACTCTGGGATCCCTGGATCGCGTGGGCCTACGGCGCAAGCTTCGATCGGCAGACCGAAATGCATATTCGAAACGCCGGTCTAAAGGTTTCAATGGACCGCTTCGTCGTCACCGATCTCATCAAGCTAATCGAGATCGAATGCTGA
- a CDS encoding DUF6789 family protein — protein MNNGMNIAKGIGSGFVATIVLSAIMLMKQSMGVMPQLNPIQMITEMSGMGTLLVGWLTHFFIGTILWGVLYAWIDRSLPGPPWFRGATFATGAWLLMMILMMPMAGAGFFGLQMGMMAPVATLVMHWLYGAVLGAVYGAWARPEREQPVHA, from the coding sequence GTGAACAATGGAATGAATATCGCAAAGGGGATTGGCAGCGGCTTCGTCGCAACGATCGTCCTCTCCGCCATCATGCTCATGAAGCAGTCGATGGGGGTCATGCCGCAGCTCAATCCCATTCAAATGATCACAGAGATGAGCGGCATGGGGACACTGCTTGTCGGATGGCTCACGCACTTCTTCATCGGGACGATCTTGTGGGGTGTCCTTTACGCCTGGATCGATCGGTCGCTGCCGGGACCTCCTTGGTTCCGTGGCGCAACCTTTGCGACAGGTGCTTGGCTCCTCATGATGATTTTGATGATGCCGATGGCCGGCGCAGGGTTCTTCGGCTTGCAGATGGGGATGATGGCGCCGGTGGCTACGCTCGTTATGCATTGGCTCTATGGCGCAGTTCTCGGGGCCGTTTACGGGGCCTGGGCACGTCCGGAACGCGAGCAACCTGTCCACGCGTGA